From Jiangella mangrovi:
GCCCGCTTCACCGGCCGCCGGCTCGAGCAGATCATCGACGGCCACGGCTGGCTGCTGGGAGACTTCGGCTCCGGCTTCTGGCTCGGGCGCGAGGCGGTCCTGTCGACGCTGGCCGCGTTGGACCGGGGGGTGCTGCCGGGGCCGCTCGGTGACGCCGTGGTGCAGGCGCTGCTGGGGCGCTCCGTGGTGGCGCCGGCCCGTGACGTCACCAACGACATCGTGCTGGCGGTGCACTCGCGGCCGCCGGTCGCGCTGTCGGAGCTGGCCCCACTGGTGACGGCCGTCGCTGGGGTGGACCCGGTGGCCGACCGCATCCTCGCCACGGCCGCCGACCACCTGCTGGCCGCCGCCGGGGAGGTTCGCTCGGCGGATGACGCGTCGCCGATCGTCCTGGCGGGGTCGCTGCTGACGGGCTCCACTCCCCTGGCTTCCCTGGTGCGGGAGCGGCTGGCGTCGTCGTGGCCGTCGGCGCCGGTCGGGGTCGCGCTCGACGGTGCGGCCGGGGCCGCCTGGCTGGCCGCCCGCTCCCTCTCCCCCGGCGACGAAGACGCCGCGGCACGGTTGCACGCGGCTCTGTTCTCGGCCTGACCGCTCAACCTTGGCACGCCGGAGCGTTCCACGAACCGGGGCAATTCGGGCGCGCGAGCTCACCTCCGGCGTGCCAAGGGGTCACCGCCGACGTGCCAAGGCCCGAACCGCACCCACCGCGTGGGTGCACCTCACTCGCGCGAGCTCCCTCATCACCCCCGCCAGTCCCGCAGTGGTGGGCGGTTTGGTGGGCCCATAGCGCCAGGAGGGCGGCCCGCCGACCACCCGGCCGCGCGCGGAACCGGGCGGGTTCGGGTCGGGATCGGGGCAGTTCAGGGGCAATTGGAGGATGTCGTCCACCGGTTGTACGACAGGTTTGACGCAGCACCCCACTCGGGGTCACGATGAAGCGCACATCCGGCGGATCGGACATACCGGAGGCGCGCGTGCAGACCGAGTCGCTGCTCGAGGACCTGGGGCTCACCAAGACCGAGGCCCGCATCTACCTGTGCCTGCTCGAGCAGTCGCCGCTGGCCGCCGGCACCATCGCCGAGATCACGGGAACCAGCCGCAGCAGCGTCTACCTCATCCTGCGCTCGCTGGTCGACAAGGGCCTGGTCGACGCGGGCGCCGGCTACAGCAGCAGGTTCGCGCCGTCGGCCCCCGATGTCGCGTTCGCGGGGCTGCTCCAGCGCGACCGCGAGGAGCTGCGCGAACGCGAGCGGAACGTCGAGACGGCGCTGCCCGACCTCATGCGCCGATTCGGCTCGAACACCGGCGGCGACGGCGAGCTGGTCGAGATCCTGCGCACGCCGAAGCTGGTCGGAGACCGGTTCGACCGGCTGCACGCGGCGGCCGAGGACGCCGTCGACATCGTGGTGCGCCGGCCCATCCAGGTCGGCGGGTCCAACCAGCCCGAGCTCGACGCGCTGGCCCGTGGGGTACGGGTGCGCGCCATCTACGACCACGGGCTCATGCTCCACCCGGCGGTGGTCGAGAACATCGGCGCCTGGATGGCGGCCGGCGAGCAGGCCCGCGTCTTCCACGGTGAGCTGCCGATGAAATGGGCGGTGTTCGACGGCCACACGGTGCTGACGCCGCTGTTCGCACCGGGGGTCGGCGGTGTCGTCGCGCTCATCGTGCGCAGCCGCGAGCTGGCCGGGGCGCTCGGGCTGCTGTTCGACACGCTCTGGGCGGCCGCGGTGCCGGTCGAACCCAACCTCGCGACCGTGGGCGGCGGCCATGCCCAGTGACCCGGCGCCGATGATCGTCTGCATCTCCAGCTCCCCCGCCGAGCGGGCCCGGCTCGCGGGTCAGTTCGACGGCGCCGGCATCCTGGTGCTCGCGCCCGACGCCGGCGCCGCGGGCGTCCTGCTCCGCCGCCTCGCCGGAACCGGATCCGGAGCCGCGGCCGTCGTCGACCCGGCCCGCCGGCGCCGTCCCGCGCCGCAACCGCCGGACGAGGTCCTGCGGGTCGGCGGGCTCGCCCTCGACCTCTCCCGGCACGAGGCCACCTGGCACGGCCGCGGCCTGCCGCTGACGCCGTACGAGTTCAAGGTACTCGGCTGCCTGGCCGGCCGCCCCGGGCAGGTGTGGAGCTACCAGCAGCTGCACGAACGCGCCTGGGGCGGCACCTACTTCGCCGGACCGGCCGCCGTGCAGTCGGTCATCAAGCGGCTGCGGGCCAAGCTGCGCGAGGCGGGCGCCTCGGTGACGATCCGCGCCACCCGCGGGGTCGGCTTCCGCCTCGACGGCGGACCGGAACTCTCCCTCGTCCGGCCCGCCGCGCGCGGCTGACGCGAAACCCCGTCAGTCCAGGCCGGGAGTCGGGAACCGGCCGGTGAGCTCGGTGACCTCGCCGCGGACCCGCGTGATGACCGACTCGAGCGCGTCCTCGTCGGACCCGGCGGCGGCCGTGACGACCTCGTCCATCCAGCGGCCGACCTCGCGCATCTCGGCCTCGCCCATGCCGCGGCTGGTCAGCGCCGGGGTGCCGATGCGCAGGCCGGACGGGTCGAACGGCTTGCGGGGGTCGAACGGGACGGTGTTGTAGTTGGTCTCGAGGCCGGCCCGGTCGAGCGCCTTCGCGG
This genomic window contains:
- a CDS encoding winged helix-turn-helix domain-containing protein, translated to MPSDPAPMIVCISSSPAERARLAGQFDGAGILVLAPDAGAAGVLLRRLAGTGSGAAAVVDPARRRRPAPQPPDEVLRVGGLALDLSRHEATWHGRGLPLTPYEFKVLGCLAGRPGQVWSYQQLHERAWGGTYFAGPAAVQSVIKRLRAKLREAGASVTIRATRGVGFRLDGGPELSLVRPAARG
- a CDS encoding BadF/BadG/BcrA/BcrD ATPase family protein, with the translated sequence MVLALGLDIGGTSTRALVIDDAGRRLGSGRADGANLTSHAAEKAFDAVSSAVAAALASVSPADVGAAVIATAGDHNFSRPPIVAELNVRWKAAGLTCGYTVVADALAAFVAGTPSPDGTLVLSGTGAITARFTGRRLEQIIDGHGWLLGDFGSGFWLGREAVLSTLAALDRGVLPGPLGDAVVQALLGRSVVAPARDVTNDIVLAVHSRPPVALSELAPLVTAVAGVDPVADRILATAADHLLAAAGEVRSADDASPIVLAGSLLTGSTPLASLVRERLASSWPSAPVGVALDGAAGAAWLAARSLSPGDEDAAARLHAALFSA
- a CDS encoding helix-turn-helix domain-containing protein is translated as MQTESLLEDLGLTKTEARIYLCLLEQSPLAAGTIAEITGTSRSSVYLILRSLVDKGLVDAGAGYSSRFAPSAPDVAFAGLLQRDREELRERERNVETALPDLMRRFGSNTGGDGELVEILRTPKLVGDRFDRLHAAAEDAVDIVVRRPIQVGGSNQPELDALARGVRVRAIYDHGLMLHPAVVENIGAWMAAGEQARVFHGELPMKWAVFDGHTVLTPLFAPGVGGVVALIVRSRELAGALGLLFDTLWAAAVPVEPNLATVGGGHAQ